One window of the Colletotrichum destructivum chromosome 4, complete sequence genome contains the following:
- a CDS encoding Putative glucanosyltransferase, glycoside hydrolase superfamily → MRVSNLVSALLLGTTAALAPIEIVGNKFFEENGRQWFMKGVAYQLRPDDPLVDAEQCVRDANLMKTLGTNAIRIYHVDPAANHDGCMAAFDDAGIYTLIDLDTFDSYILPNNPYWNETQFNAYAKVMDTFEKYDNVLGFFIGNEIIALNNQSQVAPFMKAAARDMKAYRDQKGYRKIPVGYSAADIAELRPMLQDYLTCGGKPEDNIDFFGLNSYEWCDPNTYNTSGYTNLQAMAEQFPVPIFFTETGCITGQGPRTWDDQDAIFSEPMVDDWSGAMVYEWIYEENRYGIVSYGPEVSKTITTGDVYDGFTRKGTPIPRSPEFQNLQAKWATITPTGVMKSDYNPTSVSTRDCPKATGGWLVDGNVRLPTLGETFRGNFSSSPTATATASGTSASAAPTESAESSAPERPSGSGTKQIAGMAFGLVGVMIFFTVWM, encoded by the exons ATGCGAGTCTCCAATCTAGTCTCGGCATTGCTGCTTGGCACTACCGCCGCCCTTGCACCAATCGAGATTGTTGGCAATAAGTTCTTCGAGGAGAACGGTAGGCAATGGTTCATGAAAG GAGTTGCGTACCAATTGAGGCCAG ATGACCCCTtggtcgacgccgagcaaTGCGTCCGCGACGCCAACCTCATGAAGACGCTGGGCACCAATGCGATTCGCATCTACCACGTCGACCCCGCGGCAAACCACGACGGGTGCATGGCAGCctttgacgacgccggcatcTACACCCTCATTGACTTGGACACTTTTGACTCGTACATCCTTCCT AATAACCCGTACTGGAACGAAACTCAATTCAACGCCTACGCCAAGGTAATGGATACCTTTGAGAAATACGACAACGTCCTTGGCTTCTTCATCGGCAATGAGATTATCGCGCTTAACAACCAGTCTCAGGTCGCCCCTTTTATGAAGGCTGCTGCGCGAGACATGAAGGCCTACCGAGATCAGAAGGGCTACCGCAAGATCCCTGTCGGctactcggccgccgacatTGCTGAGCTGCGACCCATGCTGCAGGACTACCTCACCTGTGGCGGCAAACCAGAGGACAACATCGACTTCTTCGGGCTCAACTCGTATGAGTGGTGCGACCCCAACACGTACAACACTTCAGGCTACACGAATTTACAAGCCATGGCCGAGCAGTTTCCTGTgcccatcttcttcaccgaGACAGGCTGTATCACTGGCCAAGGCCCCAGGACCTGGGATGACCAGGACGCCATCTTCAGCGAACCCATGGTGGATGACTGGAGCGGTGCCATGGTGTACGAATGGATTTACGAGGAGAACCGCTACGGTATCGTGTCGTACGGCCCCGAGGTCTCCAAGACTATCACGACCGGCGACGTCTACGATGGCTTCACCCGCAAGGGCACTCCGATCCCTCGCTCGCCCGAATTCCAGAATCTGCAAGCCAAGTGGGCTACCATCACTCCTACCGGAGTCATGAAGTCCGACTACAACCCGACCAGTGTCTCAACCCGCGACTGTCCCAAGGCCACtggtggttggttggtggATGGAAACGTTCGCTTGCCCACTCTCGGAGAGACATTCAGGGGCAACTTCTCGTCGAGTCCGACGGCCACAGCCACGGCCTCGGGTACCAGCGCTTCGGCAGCGCCAACAGAATCCGCCGAATCCTCGGCCCCCGAGAGACCTTCAGGATCTGGCACCAAGCAGATCGCCGGGATGGCTTTCGGCCTGGTTGGTGTCATGATCTTCTTCACCGTGTGGATGTAG
- a CDS encoding Putative protein kinase: MGQWWDAGRIDATVTRQFVCQYLLPEEIERLDRPLAFGDGLTDETYWDWINNKAKRIFLILVDLKIPDQIFGIIDDSWDDHDLPISSEHVERLRLTAVRDDKIERKFFVRQFTYLLRPFQRGDQVAFNDHELVPLDVVERRPAGNNAVDKVVLPNCPGLVFYRRRIPLGTGVGQLSRNEFVEILNSIGCIQNDHLVSYYASYTQGGAAYVLFTPGTDSNLKSFFGNNPSNFKNLAKRERRRTVMNWILCLADTLAYLHSRRLCHGNIKPSTILFTSQLHIFYSDFTRLNAEVLAGYTDKNSFDRESYDYAAPEQWFRPTGGPTSPLGRGAATATMAISTSPETHTNFSIPRNDNPSSPNAMLNTPNPYLNPQAADIFSLGCVILDLMSFLVKKTTKSFSAHRAAKHKTPGRGGAVLDSSFHKNLGQVESWMSTLAKEASKKVSSSDGGYVFRGIVPLMHIVARMLSANPLDRPSAAEVQTQVYQILTKYCDITEPHCVHQYGGWDFGMSNLRIQTESPNMELVPQPTRQNSVSQPSRRDSESLSGSISPRGLSHSRTNSSGGMSNNSGVSSAASSERDQERDLATGFTAIRNIRVPPARSPGPPWDSGPAVRGGRGDRAPVY, translated from the coding sequence ATGGGTCAGTGGTGGGATGCCGGCAGGATCGACGCTACTGTCACGAGGCAGTTCGTCTGTCAGTACCTGCTGCCCGAGGAAATCGAGCGCTTAGACAGACCACTGGCATTTGGCGACGGCTTGACGGACGAGACGTATTGGGATTGGATCAACAACAAAGCCAAGCGTATCTTCTtgatcctcgtcgacctcaaGATCCCAGACCAGATATTCGGCATTATCGACGACTCCTGGGACGACCACGATCTGCCCATCTCTTCCGAACACGTCGAGCGCCTCAGGCTGACCGCCGTAAGGGACGACAAGATCGAACGCAAGTTCTTCGTTCGCCAGTTCACCTACTTGCTCAGGCCCTTCCAACGAGGCGACCAGGTCGCTTTCAACGACCACGAGCTCGTTCCTCTCGATGTTGTCGAGCGTCGCCCGGCCGGCAACAACGCAGTCGACAAGGTCGTCCTTCCCAACTGTCCTGGTTTGGTTTtctaccgccgccgcatcccTTTGGGTaccggcgtcggccagcttTCCAGAAACGAGTTTGTTGAGATACTCAATAGCATTGGGTGCATCCAGAATGACCATTTGGTCTCGTATTACGCCTCGTACACCCAAGGCGGGGCGGCATACGTCCTCTTCACACCTGGTACCGACTCCAACCTGAAGTCCTTCTTCGGCAACAACCCGTCCAACTTCAAGAACCTGgccaagagagagagaagacgcACCGTCATGAACTGGATTCTGTGTCTTGCCGATACCCTCGCGTACCTCCACAGCCGGAGGCTTTGCCATGGTAACATCAAGCCGTCGACGATCCTCTTCACGAGCCAGCTCCACATCTTCTACTCCGACTTTACGAGACTAAACGCTGAGGTGCTCGCCGGCTATACGGACAAGAATTCGTTCGACCGGGAGTCGTATGACTACGCAGCGCCCGAGCAGTGGTTTCGCCCCACGGGCGGCCCGACGAGCCCCTTGGGCCGtggggcggcgacggcgacaatgGCCATATCGACGTCTCCAGAAACCCATACCAACTTCTCCATTCCGCGAAATGATAACCCAAGCAGCCCAAACGCGATGCTAAACACTCCGAATCCGTATCTGAACCCGCAGGCCGCTGAcatcttctccctcggctGCGTCATCCTGGACTTGATGAGCTTCCTTGTTAAGAAGACAACAAAGAGTTTCTCGGCCCATCGGGCTGCCAAGCACAAGACCCCGGGTCGCGGTGGCGCGGTACTGGACTCGTCCTTCCACAAGAACCTAGGGCAGGTCGAATCGTGGATGTCGACactggccaaggaggcgtCCAAGAAGGTCTCTTCATCCGACGGCGGTTATGTGTTTCGAGGCATCGTACCATTGATGCATATCGTCGCCCGCATGCTATCCGCAAACCCCCTCGATcgtccctcggcggccgaggtgcaGACCCAGGTCTACCAGATCCTGACCAAGTACTGCGACATAACAGAACCTCACTGCGTGCACCAGTATGGAGGATGGGACTTCGGCATGTCAAACTTGCGCATACAGACGGAAAGTCCCAACATGGAGCTCGTGCCACAGCCGACCCGGCAAAACTCCGTGTCCCAGCCGTCGAGGCGTGATAGCGAAAGCCTGAGCGGAAGCATCAGCCCGAGAGGGCTATCCCATTCGAGGACGAACAGTAGCGGCGGCATGTCGAACAACAGCGGAGTCAGTAGTGCGGCCAGCAGCGAGCGAGACCAAGAACGGGATCTTGCGACCGGGTTCACAGCCATCCGGAACATCCGGGTACCCCCGGCGCGGTCGCCAGGGCCGCCGTGGGACTCGGGCCCCGCTGTACGAGGCGGACGCGGCGACCGAGCTCCGGTTTACTGA
- a CDS encoding Putative major facilitator, sugar transporter, major facilitator superfamily, with protein sequence MPDSMDAPLMAGRQDRDDELDYRDADEEADVLPPSMKHSQPSTPSLFVWLLTFAAGISGLLFGYDTGVISATLVKIDTSLSNRTLTTFDKSIITSSTALFALLVSPFSSIVADALGRKRVILVADILFILGALMQAWAGTVTSMVIGRSIVGAAVGAASFVVPLYIAELAPASHRGRLVTMNVLFITLGQVVAYIIGWAFAEYGDQSTGWRWMVGLGALPAALQCSILVLMPESPRWLVMVGQSLKAKKVVEKVLGNTVGGMRNAEAVIKEIEIEIREEREVMRREGTPRMEWWGGWQELFSVGRNKRALVITCLLQGLQQLCGFNSLMYFSATIFKMVGFGSPTLTAMSVAVTNFLFTVAALCLIDRIGRRKILLYSLPFMVAGLMLAAYGFSFIDLRPETAAASEGGTGEGAGTDRGAAVLILISIMGYVAAYALGLGNVPWMQSELFPLAVRSIGSGVSTATNWGANFVVGLTFLPLMDALSPSWTFVLYALVCLLGYGLVWRIYPETSGLTLEEATNLLENGWGVRRNI encoded by the exons ATGCCCGACTCGATGGACGCCCCGTTAATGGCCGGTCGCCAGGACCGTGACGACGAGTTGGACTACCGCGACGCGGACGAGGAAGCCGATGTCCTACCCCCGTCAATGAAGCATTCACAACCATCAACGCCCAGTCTCTTCGTCTGGCTTCTTACCTTTGCCGCCGGCATCAGCGGTTTGCTGTTTGGAT ATGATACGGGCGTAATATCGGCAACTCTTGTCAAGATCGATACCTCACTCTCCAACCGAACCCTGACGACATTCGACAAGTCCATTATTACATCTAGTACTGCGCTCTTTGCGCTTCTCGTATCTCCCTTCTCGTCCATTGTCGCCGATGCACTGGGCCGCAAGCGTGTtatcctcgtcgccgataTTCTCTTCATCCTTGGCGCATTGATGCAAGCATGGGCCGGCACAGTCACGTCCATGGTGATAGGCAGGTCGATAGTCGGCGCGGCTGTTGGAGCTGCCAGCTTCGTCGTCCCTCTGTACATCGCTGAGCTGGCCCCTGCCAGCCATCGTGGGCGattggtgacgatgaacgTCCTGTTCATCACGCTAGGCCAGGTTGTTGCGTACATCATCGGTTGGGCTTTTGCAGAGTACGGCGACCAGTCCACGGGATGGCGATGGATGGTTGGCTTGGGAGCTCTTCCTGCCGCCCTGCAATGCTCAATTCTCGTGCTGATGCCTGAATCACCACGATGGCTCGTCATGGTGGGCCAGTCGctgaaggcgaagaaggtgGTCGAGAAGGTCCTCGGCAACACGGTCGGCGGCATGAGGAATGCTGAGGCCGTCATCAAGGAAATCGAAATCGAGATTAGGGAGGAAAGAGAAGTCATGAGACGGGAGGGAACGCCGCGCATGGAGTGGTGGGGTGGATGGCAAGAGCTGTTCTCGGTCGGGAGAAACAAGCGCGCGCTGGTCATCACATGCCTGCTCCAGGGTCTCCAGCAACTTTGCGGGTTCAATTCGCTCATGTACTTCTCGGCGACCATCTTCAAGATGGTGGGCTTCGGCTCGCCCACACTCACCGCCATGagcgtcgccgtcaccaacTTCCTCTTCACGGTGGCAGCGCTGTGTCTCATCGACCGTATCGGAAGGCGCAAGATTCTGCTCTACTCCCTGCCGTTCATGGTTGCGGggctgatgctggcggcGTACGGGTTTTCTTTCATCGACCTGCGGCCCGAaacggcggccgccagcgAGGGCGGTACGGGCGAAGGAGCTGGTACGGATAGAGGAGCGGCGGTGTTGATTCTCATCAGCATTATGGGGTACGTCGCTGCGTATGCCCTCGGACTAGGCAATGTGCCATGGATGCAGAGTGAGCTGTTCCCGCTGGCGGTGCGGTCCATCGGCAGTGGAGTGTCAACTGCGACGAACTGGGGTGCCAACTTTGTCGTCGGCTTGACATTCCTCCCGCTCATGGATGCACTCAGTCCTTCATGGACATTTGTACTATACGCATTGGTATGCTTGCTGGGATATGGACTGGTCTGGCGCATCTATCCCGAGACGTCTGGCTTGACCCTCGAGGAGGCGACGAACCTGTTGGAGAACGGATGGGGGGTCCGACGTAACATCTGA